One genomic window of Desmospora activa DSM 45169 includes the following:
- the qcrB gene encoding menaquinol-cytochrome c reductase cytochrome b subunit, which yields MLTKAYEWLDERLDITPMWRDLADHEVPEHVNPAHHFSAFIYCFGGLTFFIVVIQILSGMFLAMYYVPDIENAWASVDYLQNEIAFGQIVRGMHHWGASVSIVMLFLHTLRVFFTGSYKHPREFNWVIGMLIFFTMLGLGLTGYLLPWDNKAYFATKVTIEIASSVPFLGDSIASFMQGGEIVGAQTLARFFAFHVFFLPALLLGLLGAHFILIRRQGISGPL from the coding sequence AACGGTTGGACATTACACCCATGTGGCGTGATCTGGCCGACCACGAAGTGCCGGAACACGTCAACCCGGCCCATCACTTTTCGGCGTTTATCTACTGCTTTGGCGGATTGACGTTTTTTATCGTCGTTATCCAGATTCTTTCGGGAATGTTTCTGGCGATGTATTATGTGCCGGATATCGAGAACGCTTGGGCTAGCGTGGACTATCTCCAGAATGAAATCGCATTTGGACAGATTGTCCGAGGGATGCATCACTGGGGTGCCAGTGTCTCGATCGTGATGCTGTTTCTTCATACCCTACGCGTGTTTTTCACCGGCTCATACAAGCATCCGCGTGAATTTAACTGGGTCATTGGGATGTTGATTTTCTTCACCATGCTAGGTCTTGGTTTAACCGGTTATCTGTTGCCCTGGGATAACAAAGCATACTTCGCTACCAAGGTGACAATTGAAATCGCCTCCAGCGTCCCTTTCCTGGGTGACAGCATCGCCTCATTTATGCAGGGGGGAGAAATCGTTGGCGCCCAGACACTGGCCCGTTTCTTCGCGTTCCATGTGTTTTTCCTCCCCGCTCTTTTGCTTGGATTGTTGGGGGCCCACTTTATCCTGATTCGTAGACAGGGAATTTCGGGTCCGCTATAA
- a CDS encoding menaquinol-cytochrome c reductase cytochrome b/c subunit, which translates to MAHNSDGNEKQVHYVGDSRVKAKKEKLYPKDYSEFPGKTEAFFPNFLLKEWMVAVVVMVGFMALVMAHEPPLGELADPTNTSFLPVPDWYFLFLYELLKFEWASGPFVVIGTVVVPGVMFGALMLVPWLDRSKERRPFKRPVTTGLMMLSLISIVILTWAAEDEHQKQLASLPRGADENTEIVAVEDPGFEIYKNNACVNCHGQELEGLQGPSLRGIGDGYTEDELFDIIDHGKGTMPAGMFQGTEEEKKVLVDWLLKQTTGEEKKEGQSDH; encoded by the coding sequence ATGGCACACAACTCGGACGGGAATGAAAAACAGGTCCATTATGTGGGTGATTCCCGTGTAAAAGCAAAAAAAGAGAAGTTATATCCCAAAGATTACTCCGAGTTCCCAGGGAAAACGGAAGCGTTTTTTCCAAACTTCCTGTTGAAGGAATGGATGGTGGCGGTCGTTGTGATGGTCGGTTTCATGGCTCTCGTGATGGCTCATGAACCGCCGTTGGGTGAACTGGCCGATCCGACCAATACCAGCTTCCTGCCGGTACCGGACTGGTACTTCTTGTTCCTTTATGAGTTGCTCAAGTTTGAATGGGCCTCCGGTCCGTTTGTGGTGATTGGGACAGTGGTTGTTCCCGGTGTGATGTTTGGAGCATTGATGTTGGTTCCCTGGTTGGACCGTTCCAAAGAGCGTCGTCCCTTTAAACGTCCGGTTACAACCGGTCTGATGATGCTCAGCTTGATCTCGATCGTCATTCTCACATGGGCAGCGGAAGACGAACACCAGAAACAGTTAGCCTCCTTGCCTAGAGGTGCGGATGAAAATACGGAAATTGTGGCGGTGGAGGATCCAGGCTTTGAGATTTATAAGAACAATGCCTGTGTCAACTGTCACGGTCAGGAGCTGGAAGGGCTCCAAGGGCCGTCACTAAGGGGGATCGGTGATGGTTATACAGAAGATGAGCTATTCGACATCATCGATCACGGAAAAGGAACGATGCCAGCAGGTATGTTCCAAGGAACGGAAGAGGAGAAAAAAGTGCTGGTCGACTGGTTGCTGAAGCAGACGACTGGGGAAGAGAAAAAGGAAGGTCAAAGCGACCATTAA
- a CDS encoding DUF1405 domain-containing protein, producing MWKWCWQTFLSWLDHRWFLWLLFIINFLGTIYGFYWYKNQLVSIGSWLNLFVPDSPTASAAFTLVLLVYLIKRRSPLLEAFAAVTLFKYGIWAVAMIFAGAWLNEPPLLEALRWTDWMLTISHLGMAWQAILYSRFFTFGIRELSLVAAWTLLNDCLDYGLGIHPWLQVSLYDHLAAVAAFTVGLSFVSLALFTWLVLPPRPERKWELPSLMERQTEK from the coding sequence ATGTGGAAATGGTGTTGGCAAACCTTTCTCAGCTGGTTGGACCACAGGTGGTTCCTATGGCTGCTGTTTATAATCAATTTCTTGGGAACCATTTATGGCTTCTATTGGTATAAAAATCAGTTGGTTTCCATCGGCAGTTGGCTTAACCTATTTGTTCCCGACAGCCCGACCGCCAGTGCGGCGTTTACGTTGGTATTGCTGGTATACCTGATCAAACGGCGAAGTCCGTTATTGGAAGCTTTTGCAGCCGTCACCTTATTTAAATACGGGATCTGGGCGGTAGCGATGATTTTTGCCGGTGCATGGCTGAACGAGCCACCGCTGTTGGAAGCGCTCCGGTGGACGGATTGGATGTTGACGATTTCTCACTTAGGGATGGCGTGGCAAGCGATCTTATACAGTCGTTTCTTTACTTTCGGCATCCGCGAGCTAAGTCTTGTGGCGGCTTGGACGTTGTTAAACGATTGTTTGGACTATGGTCTTGGTATCCATCCATGGTTGCAAGTTTCGCTCTATGATCATCTCGCGGCAGTGGCCGCTTTTACCGTGGGGCTGAGCTTTGTCAGTTTGGCGTTGTTTACTTGGTTAGTTCTCCCGCCACGCCCTGAACGGAAATGGGAGTTGCCGTCGCTAATGGAAAGGCAAACCGAAAAATGA
- a CDS encoding sporulation protein YpjB: MRRGWFTLGVVVCLVWFSGVETAVADEDQWEQEAAMIHKEVREKKWGQARERLQVLAEDFYASSASMGWEPHEIAIISDCIVELDQVLNDSSLQPHVALTRTERLWLALDARTHPHQPLWHEYEEVFQQELDEMKKALQQGESKEVEWALEAWNHHMDQIRPAIAISFSAETSWLLEERMKTISEGAPSDVMAIEKHIKEWEALLPALFEGKAETIRHLVNVPPPIGWPLALLTTVIATVLGYVALVKYRYEQRSYTVRSDRR, encoded by the coding sequence ATGCGACGGGGGTGGTTTACGCTGGGCGTCGTTGTGTGCTTGGTTTGGTTTAGCGGGGTGGAGACTGCAGTAGCTGATGAGGACCAATGGGAGCAAGAAGCTGCTATGATTCATAAGGAGGTAAGAGAGAAAAAGTGGGGACAAGCTCGTGAACGGTTACAGGTCTTAGCGGAGGATTTTTATGCGTCATCTGCGTCGATGGGATGGGAGCCGCATGAAATCGCGATTATTTCAGATTGTATCGTGGAGCTGGATCAGGTGTTAAACGATTCATCACTACAACCGCACGTGGCCTTGACAAGGACGGAACGATTGTGGTTGGCGTTGGATGCGCGTACCCATCCGCATCAACCGCTGTGGCACGAGTATGAGGAGGTGTTTCAGCAAGAGTTGGATGAAATGAAGAAAGCGCTACAACAAGGGGAAAGCAAAGAAGTTGAGTGGGCGTTAGAAGCATGGAATCATCATATGGATCAAATCCGGCCCGCTATAGCCATCTCTTTTTCCGCCGAAACGAGCTGGTTGTTGGAGGAACGAATGAAAACGATCAGCGAGGGGGCGCCTTCCGATGTAATGGCGATCGAGAAGCATATCAAGGAGTGGGAAGCGCTCTTACCCGCTTTATTTGAAGGGAAAGCAGAAACCATCCGGCATCTGGTTAACGTCCCACCCCCAATCGGTTGGCCACTCGCTCTTTTGACGACGGTAATTGCAACGGTGTTAGGGTATGTCGCCCTTGTAAAATATCGATACGAACAGCGATCATACACTGTCAGGTCCGATCGAAGGTGA
- a CDS encoding YitT family protein encodes MSQPIQTFAKKHLKNLLTISLGAFIFSLGINYFAIPNQLSEGGFTGISLLLFYLFEFPPAIVILVLNIPLFFVGYKVFGKRTMAYTVFGTVAVSATLSLTQNWGEPIPGDPLLAALYTGVMVGVGLGMIFRVGGTTGGVDIIARLGHKYLEWSIGRTMFLFDLMVIGVSAFYIGREKAMYTVVAVFVGARVIDFIVEGLDTKKAVTIISNSAVAISEKVNEEMDRGTTLLKGRGGYTGTDKEVLYIVLSRTELPRLKQLVNKVDPYAFVVVHDVRDVFGEGFTFDRT; translated from the coding sequence ATGTCGCAACCCATACAAACCTTCGCCAAAAAACACCTCAAAAACCTGCTCACCATCAGCCTAGGAGCATTTATCTTCTCTTTGGGTATCAACTATTTCGCCATACCCAACCAATTATCGGAGGGAGGGTTTACTGGGATCTCCCTGTTGCTGTTTTATCTATTTGAATTTCCTCCCGCTATCGTCATCTTAGTCCTAAACATCCCGCTTTTCTTCGTCGGATACAAAGTTTTTGGCAAAAGGACGATGGCCTATACCGTATTTGGTACCGTAGCCGTCTCTGCTACCCTCAGCCTTACCCAAAATTGGGGAGAGCCCATTCCTGGCGACCCCTTGTTGGCCGCCCTCTACACCGGCGTGATGGTGGGAGTAGGACTAGGAATGATCTTTCGTGTCGGCGGAACCACCGGCGGCGTCGATATTATCGCGCGCCTCGGCCATAAATATTTGGAGTGGAGCATCGGTCGCACGATGTTTTTATTCGATTTGATGGTCATCGGTGTATCCGCCTTTTACATCGGACGGGAAAAGGCGATGTACACGGTTGTAGCCGTTTTTGTGGGAGCACGGGTCATCGACTTTATCGTAGAGGGATTGGATACCAAAAAAGCCGTCACCATCATCTCCAACTCTGCCGTCGCCATCTCGGAAAAGGTAAACGAGGAAATGGATCGCGGGACGACACTGTTAAAAGGGCGTGGCGGATATACCGGTACCGATAAGGAAGTACTCTATATTGTGCTTAGTCGAACAGAGCTTCCCCGGCTGAAACAGTTGGTGAATAAGGTGGACCCTTACGCTTTTGTCGTTGTGCATGATGTTCGGGATGTGTTTGGAGAAGGATTCACCTTCGATCGGACCTGA
- a CDS encoding nucleotide pyrophosphohydrolase: MEEQSMKAMQREVDQYISQFKEGYFHPLSMLARMTEEVGELAREVNHRYGEKPKKPDEAEQNMEMELGDLLFILICFANSLNIDLEQAFQQVMNKYEVRDADRWTPIEENDATGGS; encoded by the coding sequence ATGGAAGAGCAATCGATGAAAGCGATGCAACGGGAAGTGGATCAATACATATCCCAGTTTAAAGAAGGATATTTTCACCCTCTTTCCATGCTGGCCCGTATGACGGAAGAAGTAGGGGAGCTGGCCCGGGAAGTGAATCATCGCTACGGGGAAAAGCCGAAAAAGCCGGATGAAGCGGAGCAAAACATGGAGATGGAGTTGGGTGATCTGCTGTTTATTTTGATCTGTTTCGCCAATTCGTTGAATATCGATCTGGAGCAAGCGTTTCAGCAAGTGATGAACAAGTATGAAGTCCGCGATGCCGATCGTTGGACACCCATTGAAGAAAATGATGCAACAGGGGGCAGCTAA
- the dapB gene encoding 4-hydroxy-tetrahydrodipicolinate reductase — protein MKPIRVIVAGAKGRMGSEVIRLIQREEGLELAAAVSRSGVGEDIGEAIGIGTFGVPIRATLAEVLDRVEADVLVDFTVPASVEHHMELTLEAGIRPVVGTSGLDEAMVEQWSERFQLRGLGGIIAPNFAIGAVLMMMFAARAARYLPHVEIIEMHHDRKLDAPSGTAVKTAEMISQVRPELKQGHPDETETWDGARGAYKNGFRVHSVRLPGLVAHQEVLMGGPGQLLSIRHDSLNRESFMPGVKLAVEKVMELNGLVYGLENLLEG, from the coding sequence ATGAAACCGATTCGTGTCATTGTCGCAGGAGCAAAAGGGAGAATGGGAAGTGAAGTAATCCGCTTAATCCAACGGGAAGAGGGGTTAGAATTAGCGGCAGCTGTTTCCCGCAGTGGAGTGGGGGAGGATATCGGGGAAGCGATCGGGATCGGCACATTTGGCGTGCCCATTCGCGCTACGCTGGCGGAAGTGTTGGATCGAGTTGAGGCGGATGTATTGGTGGATTTTACGGTTCCCGCTTCGGTGGAACATCATATGGAGTTGACGCTGGAGGCGGGCATCCGCCCGGTGGTAGGGACGTCTGGCTTGGATGAAGCGATGGTGGAACAGTGGTCCGAGCGCTTTCAATTACGGGGATTGGGCGGCATCATCGCTCCTAACTTTGCCATCGGTGCGGTGTTGATGATGATGTTTGCCGCTCGTGCTGCTCGCTACCTTCCTCATGTGGAGATTATTGAGATGCATCACGACCGCAAATTGGACGCGCCGTCGGGGACAGCGGTAAAAACGGCGGAGATGATCTCCCAAGTTCGACCGGAGTTGAAACAAGGGCATCCCGATGAGACGGAAACCTGGGACGGAGCCCGTGGAGCCTATAAAAACGGATTTCGTGTTCATAGTGTCCGCCTTCCCGGCTTAGTTGCTCACCAGGAAGTGTTGATGGGCGGTCCTGGACAGTTGCTCTCGATTCGCCATGATTCGCTTAACCGCGAGTCGTTTATGCCGGGTGTTAAGCTGGCGGTGGAGAAAGTGATGGAGTTAAACGGGTTGGTGTACGGGCTAGAAAATTTATTGGAGGGTTGA
- a CDS encoding 1-aminocyclopropane-1-carboxylate deaminase/D-cysteine desulfhydrase — protein sequence MENRERYPRFPLLWGETPLHPLPRLAQRLRIGGLWVKRDDLTGVALGGNKVRKLEFLLGEAKEAGCDVVITGGSPQSNHARLTAGAARRAGMEAWLVFAGSRYGKEQGNLLLDRLMGARCFLSGVYGSEALLEAMKAKAQEAETEGKRPFVIPVGGSTVRGDYGYVHATEECVRQMEEQNLSPFNRVVVAVGSGGTLAGLLVGKQLYPQLTEQILGVSVWLDEERATMEVARLTDSLSQALAFEPIPPSEIEITAAHVGGGYGRPTAEGKRAIRLLAETEGLFVDPVYTGKALAGLIACAEREDWSQQRVLFWHTGGTPGIFTHAATLLE from the coding sequence TTGGAAAACCGGGAGCGTTATCCCCGGTTTCCTCTTTTATGGGGAGAAACTCCCCTTCATCCATTGCCCCGCTTAGCGCAACGGTTGAGAATTGGAGGGCTGTGGGTGAAGCGGGATGATTTAACCGGGGTGGCATTGGGCGGGAATAAGGTGCGGAAGCTGGAGTTTTTGCTGGGGGAAGCAAAAGAGGCTGGTTGCGATGTGGTGATTACCGGGGGGAGCCCTCAATCCAACCATGCCCGACTAACAGCGGGAGCGGCCCGGCGTGCAGGGATGGAGGCCTGGCTTGTCTTTGCCGGAAGTCGTTACGGCAAGGAACAGGGCAATCTGCTGCTGGATCGTCTGATGGGAGCCCGCTGTTTTTTATCTGGGGTATATGGCTCAGAAGCGTTGCTGGAAGCGATGAAAGCGAAGGCGCAAGAGGCGGAAACGGAGGGGAAGCGACCTTTTGTGATTCCGGTGGGCGGCTCTACTGTTCGCGGCGATTATGGCTATGTACATGCGACAGAAGAATGTGTCAGGCAAATGGAAGAGCAAAACTTGTCACCTTTTAACCGTGTTGTGGTAGCGGTAGGAAGCGGGGGTACGCTGGCAGGCTTGTTAGTGGGAAAGCAATTGTACCCACAGCTGACTGAGCAAATCTTAGGCGTCAGTGTATGGTTGGATGAGGAGAGAGCCACAATGGAAGTAGCTCGACTAACGGATTCGCTTTCACAAGCGTTGGCGTTTGAACCCATTCCACCGTCAGAGATCGAGATCACCGCTGCCCATGTCGGCGGGGGCTACGGCCGCCCCACCGCCGAAGGAAAGCGAGCGATTCGCTTATTGGCGGAGACGGAAGGGTTATTCGTGGATCCGGTTTATACTGGTAAAGCTTTGGCCGGGTTGATCGCTTGTGCGGAAAGGGAAGACTGGTCACAGCAGCGGGTATTGTTCTGGCATACGGGAGGAACGCCGGGTATCTTTACCCATGCTGCGACTTTGTTGGAGTGA
- a CDS encoding MFS transporter — METEIKQQAGDKLILILAFTMVIAVMSATMFNIVLPEISADFQLSFAQVSWVSSAYMLIYAIGSVTYGKLADRYPLKNLLTFGLIFFALGSIIGLAAHAYWMVLAGRILQSMGASVIPATAMIIPVRYFPPERRGRAFGITATALAIGSALGPIVSSFVVSFVHWRWLFFVPLFTLFTLPFYRKHLIEESRKGGTIDWLGGGLLAGMVVLFLLAVTNGVWLLAVGGLIMFLLFLVRIQTAADPFVQPRLFRNKRYSFGLMIAFLAAGTGFSIPFLSPLLLADVNHLDVGIVGFAMVPAATAAAILGRYGGKLADVKGNSFLFYTASALLLIGFASLSTFAGVAPVVIAVLLIFCYVGQTFMQITLSNAISRTLPAEQTGVGMGLLSLLNFIAGAASAGVYSKVVDLGSSIHWNPINGYPEAFVFSNIYLVLAAMYVGILLLYYFQFGRVQQTDSQGV; from the coding sequence GTGGAAACTGAAATCAAGCAACAAGCCGGCGATAAATTGATTCTTATCCTTGCGTTTACGATGGTCATAGCCGTTATGAGTGCAACCATGTTTAACATTGTTCTGCCGGAAATCAGCGCGGATTTTCAACTCTCCTTTGCACAAGTAAGCTGGGTCTCATCCGCTTATATGTTGATTTACGCGATTGGATCGGTTACTTACGGAAAATTGGCCGATCGTTACCCGCTTAAAAATTTGCTCACTTTTGGGTTGATCTTCTTTGCCCTCGGTTCAATCATCGGCCTTGCCGCCCATGCGTACTGGATGGTGCTTGCAGGCCGAATTCTACAGTCTATGGGAGCATCCGTAATACCAGCAACGGCGATGATTATCCCTGTTCGCTATTTTCCGCCGGAGCGGCGAGGGCGGGCTTTTGGTATAACTGCTACGGCTCTGGCGATTGGCAGTGCATTGGGTCCGATTGTATCCTCTTTTGTCGTCAGTTTTGTCCATTGGCGGTGGCTGTTCTTTGTGCCTTTGTTTACGCTGTTTACGTTGCCGTTTTACCGTAAACATTTAATCGAAGAATCGCGAAAAGGGGGTACTATCGACTGGCTCGGCGGCGGATTGTTGGCGGGGATGGTGGTGCTTTTCCTATTGGCAGTTACAAATGGGGTGTGGTTATTAGCCGTTGGTGGGCTCATCATGTTCCTATTGTTTCTGGTACGCATTCAAACAGCAGCAGATCCGTTTGTACAACCGCGTCTGTTCCGCAATAAGCGTTATTCCTTCGGTTTGATGATCGCTTTTTTGGCTGCAGGGACCGGATTTTCCATTCCTTTTCTCAGTCCATTGTTGCTGGCTGATGTGAACCATCTCGATGTGGGAATCGTCGGATTTGCAATGGTTCCCGCCGCCACAGCAGCGGCAATATTGGGTCGCTATGGCGGGAAGCTAGCGGATGTGAAAGGGAATTCGTTTCTTTTCTATACGGCATCCGCTTTGCTACTCATTGGTTTTGCGTCCCTCTCGACCTTTGCTGGGGTCGCGCCGGTTGTAATCGCCGTTTTACTGATTTTCTGCTATGTGGGGCAAACATTTATGCAAATTACGTTGTCCAATGCAATTTCCCGCACGTTGCCAGCGGAGCAGACCGGGGTTGGTATGGGTCTGTTGTCCTTGTTGAATTTTATTGCCGGTGCTGCTTCGGCAGGGGTTTACAGCAAGGTGGTGGATCTGGGGTCCAGTATCCATTGGAACCCGATCAACGGATACCCCGAAGCGTTCGTTTTCAGCAATATTTATTTGGTGCTGGCTGCGATGTATGTTGGGATTCTGTTGCTGTACTATTTCCAATTTGGCAGGGTGCAGCAAACTGATTCTCAAGGTGTATAA
- a CDS encoding FMN-dependent NADH-azoreductase: MTATLFVKANNRPSDQSVSVRLYDAFLNSYRESHPNEPMVELDLYAERLPYLGADMIHANYKSAQKIALTLKEKTLSDIANKHLQQFIAADKVVIAFPLWNLTVPAVLHTYLDYMHRPGQTFKYTEEGHVGLLSDKKVALLNARGGVYPEGDPGEMAVSFVQNQLRFFGITDIQTVIVEGHHQFPERSEAIIAAGINKAREVAKTF, encoded by the coding sequence ATGACAGCTACTCTGTTTGTAAAAGCGAATAACCGTCCATCGGATCAGTCTGTCAGTGTTCGTTTGTATGATGCTTTTTTGAACAGTTATCGGGAATCACACCCGAATGAACCAATGGTGGAGTTGGATTTGTATGCGGAACGGCTACCTTATCTCGGTGCCGACATGATTCATGCCAACTATAAATCCGCGCAAAAAATAGCGCTCACACTGAAAGAGAAGACGCTTTCCGATATTGCCAACAAACACTTGCAGCAATTTATCGCAGCGGATAAAGTGGTGATCGCATTTCCGCTGTGGAATTTGACCGTACCTGCTGTCTTGCATACGTATTTGGATTATATGCATCGACCAGGCCAAACCTTTAAGTATACAGAAGAAGGGCATGTCGGATTGCTTTCGGATAAAAAAGTGGCCTTATTAAACGCCAGGGGTGGCGTCTATCCCGAAGGAGATCCTGGGGAGATGGCGGTAAGTTTTGTTCAGAATCAATTGCGGTTTTTTGGGATCACAGATATCCAGACGGTGATTGTAGAGGGACATCATCAATTTCCCGAGCGAAGCGAGGCGATTATTGCAGCAGGGATAAACAAAGCGAGGGAAGTAGCCAAAACCTTTTGA
- a CDS encoding NADP-dependent oxidoreductase, whose protein sequence is MKAVAFSSHGGPEVLQLVEAELPQAGTGQVRVHIKAAGVQPFDYAVRSGWNPPGITIRFPQVIGNEFAGVVDQVGEGVTGFSVGSEVLGWALLACYAEYVVVSTDQIVTKPQEMPWEVAGVMSASGQTAHTALQELGVGEGDTVLIHAAAGGVGTFAVQLARAWGATVIGTASAGNHEYLRSLGAIPVSYGDDLVERVRVLAPDGVDAALDAAGKDALYASVALVNDKDRIGTLVAFELAEQLGVRLIRSQRSAARLTELVDLYTQGKLHIHIRKTFPLQQTADAHREVETGHGRGKVVLMVD, encoded by the coding sequence ATGAAAGCCGTAGCGTTTTCCTCTCATGGTGGCCCTGAGGTGTTGCAATTGGTAGAAGCGGAGCTTCCACAAGCGGGTACAGGCCAAGTTCGTGTCCACATCAAAGCGGCCGGTGTTCAGCCCTTTGATTATGCAGTACGCAGCGGTTGGAATCCTCCCGGCATCACGATCCGATTCCCGCAGGTTATTGGTAATGAGTTTGCCGGAGTGGTTGATCAAGTGGGAGAAGGGGTTACCGGGTTCTCCGTCGGTAGCGAGGTTCTCGGGTGGGCTTTGCTGGCCTGTTATGCGGAATATGTGGTGGTCAGCACCGACCAGATCGTAACGAAGCCGCAGGAGATGCCGTGGGAGGTGGCGGGAGTGATGTCTGCCTCCGGGCAGACGGCTCACACCGCTTTACAAGAGCTCGGTGTAGGTGAAGGTGATACGGTACTGATCCATGCTGCCGCCGGTGGAGTCGGTACATTTGCGGTACAGTTGGCCCGTGCTTGGGGGGCGACGGTCATCGGTACCGCCAGTGCGGGAAACCATGAATACCTGCGCTCACTAGGGGCCATCCCCGTCTCGTATGGAGACGATCTTGTGGAACGGGTGCGAGTCCTTGCGCCGGATGGTGTAGACGCCGCTCTCGATGCCGCTGGAAAAGACGCCTTGTACGCCTCAGTTGCACTTGTTAACGATAAAGATCGTATTGGGACGCTCGTTGCTTTTGAACTGGCGGAACAATTGGGCGTTCGTCTCATTCGCAGCCAACGCTCCGCTGCTCGTCTCACTGAGCTGGTCGATCTCTATACGCAGGGGAAGTTACACATTCACATTCGAAAGACTTTCCCATTACAGCAAACCGCCGACGCTCATCGCGAGGTTGAAACCGGGCACGGGCGTGGGAAGGTTGTACTTATGGTTGACTAG
- a CDS encoding SDR family NAD(P)-dependent oxidoreductase translates to MEVNRLNFLILGASKGLGDAFAKGLPNKGDRVWIVSRSKPDSLKINDGTQRVWIEADLSLPSSSDIIAKAINDETIDVFLYNAGIWEKEGFQDSYDFKRDDPTDIANIINVNTTSAITCIQKLLPNMKRSENGKIVLVGSVNGLENNGSKQVAYVASKFGLRGVGHSLRENLREYRIGVTCINPGNIAAAIPYEDGLEKAISTYDGTRIPVQDMVSLVKCVVNLSNVSCVKEIDIPAMLDTDA, encoded by the coding sequence ATGGAGGTAAATCGTTTGAACTTCCTTATACTTGGGGCGAGCAAAGGATTAGGTGATGCTTTTGCGAAAGGGTTACCCAACAAGGGTGATCGTGTATGGATTGTTTCTAGAAGTAAACCGGATAGTTTAAAAATCAATGATGGGACTCAGCGAGTTTGGATAGAGGCTGATTTATCATTACCATCTTCAAGTGACATTATTGCGAAAGCGATAAACGATGAAACGATCGATGTATTCCTATACAATGCGGGGATATGGGAAAAGGAAGGATTTCAAGATAGCTATGACTTTAAGAGGGATGATCCAACCGATATCGCAAACATTATCAATGTCAATACAACTTCTGCGATCACCTGTATACAAAAGTTATTACCCAACATGAAGAGGTCAGAAAATGGCAAGATTGTTTTAGTGGGATCGGTTAATGGCCTTGAAAATAACGGGAGTAAACAGGTGGCGTATGTCGCTTCGAAATTTGGATTACGAGGTGTCGGTCATTCTTTGCGGGAAAATTTACGGGAATATCGAATAGGAGTAACGTGTATCAATCCGGGTAATATTGCGGCAGCTATTCCTTACGAAGATGGATTAGAAAAAGCGATATCTACTTATGATGGTACAAGAATCCCAGTTCAAGATATGGTTTCATTAGTAAAGTGTGTCGTGAATCTTTCCAATGTTTCATGTGTGAAAGAAATCGATATCCCGGCAATGCTGGATACCGACGCTTAA
- a CDS encoding DUF3817 domain-containing protein — MFNTPLSRFRVVSMLEGISFLLLLGIAMPLKYLADIPSPVTIVGWIHGVLFILYLAAGAHVSWSDRWSIKRMAGALIAALLPFGPFVFDARLKREQQG, encoded by the coding sequence ATGTTTAATACTCCCCTTAGCCGTTTTCGTGTCGTCAGCATGTTGGAAGGGATCTCCTTCCTTCTGCTTCTGGGAATTGCGATGCCGCTGAAATACTTGGCCGATATCCCCTCCCCTGTCACCATTGTGGGTTGGATTCATGGTGTTCTCTTCATTCTCTATCTCGCAGCCGGGGCCCATGTATCCTGGAGCGATCGCTGGTCGATCAAACGGATGGCAGGTGCGCTAATCGCTGCCCTCCTCCCCTTTGGACCGTTTGTATTTGATGCCCGATTGAAGCGGGAACAGCAGGGTTGA